The following proteins are co-located in the Scomber scombrus chromosome 2, fScoSco1.1, whole genome shotgun sequence genome:
- the utp6 gene encoding U3 small nucleolar RNA-associated protein 6 homolog, with the protein MAEIVQQRIEDRIPELEQLERVGLFTKKEVKSIIKKSTALEYKLHRLIINKEDFIAYIQYEINILELVKKRRVHIHYHFKRQDIEFPIIHRINSVFRRATNKWKDDVQLWLSHVAFCKKWATKGQISKVFSAMLAIHPDKPALWIIAAKSELEDRNSSESARHLFLRALRFHPNNKKVYQEYFRMELLHCEKLRKQKKELEQAEMDMGEYEFSPEILSGKLAEVVYRDATGKINDAEFVISLLNIAAIFDFTKELQDSILQDLQTNYTEESVTWDFMAKRELEAPGAGEELQSAKGRASDIDRREERCCQVYEEGVKSLHTEPMWTCYAAFCLERLKRKTNVQELKEKRQERLLGVLQRAHNSSLLKEDYYKKWLQILISSADVEGAASVAMAVPQRYNQSVSMWTLSLQTLMQLGSGDVGRLFQDAFKHINPKESLPLWQLLVQWSVANQSPEETEAVFKRGLLSAVVAVAMEIKESYLDWSYSTGGYKKVRKTFTSLQESRPFSKAFFTRMIQIEKEQDTPKMNNLRDYYERALQEFGTSDDDLWLQYIQEELGALGRPENCGKIHWRAMKFLEGESVERFISRYTLLQTGHL; encoded by the exons ATGGCGGAGATCGTTCAGCAGCGGATTGAGGACAGGATCCCGGAGCTCGAGCAGCTGGAGAGAGTGGGGCTGTTCACCAAGAAAGAAGTCAA ATCCATAATCAAGAAATCGACGGCCCTGGAATACAAGCTGCACAGGTTGATCATAAATAAAGAGGACTTCATTGCTTACATACAG tatGAAATCAACATTTTAGAGCTGGTCAAGAAGAGAAGAGTG CACATTCACTACCACTTTAAACGACAAGACATTGAGTTCCCCATCATCCACAGAATAAACAGTGTCTTCAGAAGAGCAACAAACAAGTGGAAG GATGATGTGCAGCTGTGGCTCTCACATGTGGCTTTCTGTAAGAAATGG GCCACCAAAGGCCAGATCAGCAAGGTGTTCTCAGCCATGCTGGCAATCCACCCAGACAAACCAG CCTTGTGGATTATAGCTGCCAAGAGTGAGCTGGAGGACAGAAATTCTTCTGAAAGTGCCAGACACCTGTTTCTGAGAGCTCTCCGCTTCCACCCAAACAACAAGAAGGTGTACCAGGAG TATTTCCGTATGGAGCTGTTGCATTGTGAGAAACTGAGGAAGCAGAAGAAGGAGCTGGAGCAAGCTGAGATGGATATG GGCGAATATGAGTTTTCTCCAGAGATCCTGAGTGGGAAACTGGCCGAGGTTGTGTACAGAGATGCTACAGGGAAAATCAACg ATGCAGAGTTTGTCATCTCACTTCTGAATATCGCAGCTATCTTTGACTTCACCAAAGAACTCCAGGACTCCATTCTACAAGA CTTACAAACTAACTACACAGAGGAGAGTGTGACGTGGGATTTCATGGCAAAGAGGGAGCTGGAGGCTCCCGGTGCAGGGGAGGAGTTGCAGAGCGCTAAAGGCCGGGCGTCCGATATTGATCGAAGGGAGGAGCGTTGCTGCCAGGTCTACGAGGaaggggtcaagagccttcacaCAG AGCCCATGTGGACTTGCTATGCAGCCTTCTGCTTGGAAAGGCTGAAAAGGAAGACCAATGTCCAAGAACTGAAAGAAAAG aggCAGGAGAGGTTGCTGGGAGTGCTGCAGCGTGCCCACAACTCCTCACTGCTGAAGGAGGATTATTATAAGAAATGG CTGCAGATCCTGATTTCATCTGCAGACGTTGAGGGAGCGGCCAGCGTTGCCATGGCAGTCCCGCAGCGCTACAACCAATCGGTGTCTATGTGGACCCTGAGCCTGCAGACGCTAATGCAGCTGGGGAGCGGGGACGTGGGTAGACTGTTCCAGGACGCTTTCAAACACATTAATcccaag GAGAGTCTACCACTTTGGCAGCTTCTGGTCCAGTGGAGCGTGGCAAACCAGAGTCCTGAAGAAACAGAAGCTGTTTTCAAG AGAGGTCTGCTTTCTGCAGTAGtggctgttgccatggagataaAAGAGAGCTACCTTGATTGGTCGTACTCTACCGGAGGCTACAAGAAAGTTAGGAAGACCTTTACAAg CTTGCAGGAAAGCCGTCCCTTTTCCAAGGCCTTTTTCACCAGAATGATTCAGATCGAGAAAGAACAA GATACTCCAAAGATGAACAATCTGAGGGACTATTATGAGAGGGCCCTGCAAGAGTTTGGCACCTCTGATGACG ATTTGTGGCTGCAGTACATCCAGGAGGAGCTGGGAGCCCTCGGCCGGCCAGAGAACTGTGGCAAGATCCACTGGAGAGCCATGAAGTTTCTTGAGGGGGAGAGTGTGGAAAGATTCATTTCCAGATACACTCTGCTTCAGACTGGACACTTGTAA